The genomic DNA GACGTGGACCAAAAAAAGTAACTCACCCTCCACTTGCTCTTGGCAAAGTTCTTCCTTATCTGAGCACTGACAGACTCATGGATGTTCTTATCTAGAGCGGTGTCACCAGCGATCctgagggacagagaaagacatgAGGGGACAACTTCTGCTGGTTGTCACAAGAACAGGTGAACACTTGGCAAAAGTACACATTTAGTCGATTATTCTCGACATGATAAAGttgcgttttgtgtgtgtgtgtgtgtgtgtgtgtgtattgtgacgGAGAAGATGGTGTTCACTACCAGGGGTGCTGCAGAGCCTGGTCACATGTGTAGCGTATCCTGGGGTCCTTCTCCATCAAGTGGACTATGAAGTCTTTGGCTGAAAACACAGAATGAAAAGTCATATATTTAACTCAaaggcaatgtttttttttaaaacatacaTTAGATATATCTAATGATGCTACTTACACAGAATAAAAAGGTAGCTGATGCAGAAAAAGACTCCTAGGCTACTACAGTAAAAGGAGCTTCACTGCAGCAGAAACACTGTCCAGACTGACTTGACAGTAAAATACATAAACTGGCCATGTGCCTTAGGCCTGACTTCAGAAACTCCCCACAGGACTATGTACTGTACCATGACCCCCAGAGCTCTATGTAATGGTGATCTCACAGGGCCTCAGTGATTGTTCTGTGGCCAGTGAGTGTATTATGGTTAAtcccatcacacacactgacagcttGGCAGGAACACTCAAACCATAACAAACCCCAGACCAAGGTAAGTCATTTACAATAATATGAAACTGCTGACAAACACAACTAATAATGACAACATGGGTCTACTGGACCTGAGTCAGAGATATCGTCCCAGTAAGGAGAGTCAAACTCATATTCAGCCTTCAGAATCTGCTCAAAAAGCTTGGCGTCGTTCTCGTCATAGAACGGAGGGTATCCACACAAACTGCGTCAGAATAAGAGCACAAAGGCATCATGTGAGAGTTAGGGAACGAGTTGATTGTTGAAAATAATGAAGTGGAAACTAGGGTAACACAGTAAGACTGGTAGGAGAAAGACTAAAGTGAAAGAGCCAGTCCAACCCCATGACTCACAGGATGTAGGCGATGACACCGATTGACCAACAGTCCACCGCCTTGCTGTATGGTTTCTGGGCCAATACTTCAGGGGCTGCCAACGATAAGAGAGCAGTGTTTTCATCAGCATCATTACACATCTAGCCTGACATGATCACTGGGTGTGCGCTTGCTCTCAAAACAGAGGGCTCTTTTCAATCTGTATTGCTGAAGCGATTGTAGCGCtataaatgtaaaggtcatttcctaTTGAACCGTTTACAGTGAGTGCAGTCTCCGCTAACGCGGGAACAATGCCTTTTCATTTAAACCATGCTAAAATGCTGGATTTCCGCAATACGGATAGAAGTCCTAAATCATAGAAATCATGCTCTTGaaacatagacagacacacacaaaggcatgTACTGATCAGTACCAGTCCTCCTTACCAACGTATCCTGGTGTTCCGCAGGCTGTGGACATGACACTTCCAGATCCCTCAATCTTCGACAGGCCAAAGTCACTGATCATGATCTTAGAGTCCTCTTCCATACTGTAGTACAGAAGGTTCTCCGGCTGGAAAAGAAGACAGAGCATTCAATCAACTTTATTGTTCACTAACATtttataaacagacacacacaaactggggAAATAATTTGTTATTCAAACTAATGATCAATCAGTTTACACGCTGCTGAACTGCCTGTAAACAAATGATCTCATTAGAGGAGTAAAGATAATTAATCTAATTTAAAAGGCACTAAAGAATGATTGGGACAAAGGCATCATGTGCCTAGGCAACAAACATGTTCCATACTATAAGGTCACCCTTAAACCTCTAGTAATTTGTAATACACTAATCGCAAAATAGTAAAATGGTTGAAATTCAAAGTTGCAATTTTCATAGCACACCTGGTGTCTTCATCTTATAGAGTGGCTATCATACATCCAGTATTGTGACTATTCAGTCATTGGACAGAAAGAAGTAGGTAAATGACTCCAGTGTTAAACACTGAAATCTCCTCTTTCACTGTCATACACACCACCTGACCCTTGACCCCTAATCCAGGCTCACCTTCAGGTCGCGGTGTACGATGCCCATGTCATGGAGGTATTTGACAGCGTCCAGGATCTGCTGGATGAGCTTGCTGGCATCTTTCTCTGTGTAAAAGCCCTTCTCCACTATCCTGTCAAACAGCTCCCCACCAGACACcctggacagagaggaggaaggcgTCTTACACCTGCTAAGTATGTCCATTTAACTTCCTGCTATATGCCTACATCACCACTAGATGGAGGCATTGCTTCTTCCTAGATGAACCCACCactgctctctgtgtgtatcaGCTCTAACAACAAGCTAAAGCCATGTCATGCtgcctcacagagagagagagacagagagagagagagagagagagagagagagagagagagagggactgagagaaagaggagggaaggaagggggggaagaaggagagggataaagGGGATTTTTATTTGTGCGAACCCCCAACTGTTCTTTGGTTAAATCTGAATGCCCTTACAGCAGTGTTGCTAAAGtgaacacaacccccccccccacccttcatCTCACTACCCACTGTTTTCAACAGTAAAagcaatctctatctctcttacATAccactccttctcttctctgtgtgtgtgtgtgtgtgtgtgtgtgtgtgtgtgtgtgtgtgtgtgtgtgtgtgtgtgtgtgtgtgtgtgtgtgtgggtggggggcaGTCTGTGACTTGACTTCTGTTGGGATCAGTCAACAGAAAGGCCCCTGAGCTCAGAGAGTAATTATTGGAGAACGGGTGGGAGACAGCGCAGGCAGGGAGTCTaatacacacacgcaaacacacatacatggcAGAGGAATAATCTTGAAAGTTTGCAAACTGAAGGCTGCCTCTTCACAAGGCAGAGAGTGACTTGGTTGAGGGACAGAAAGGGGTAACATAGGTAgaaggagaacagaaagagagagaaaagatagaGGCAGGTCATAAAGCCAGCAGGATGATCACTCACAGCTGCATAACCAGGTAGAGGTGAGATTTACTCTCAAAGATGTCCTCCAGGGAGACAATGTTGGCATGTTTTaacctagagagggagagatagagagagagaaagagagaaaaagagagttaAAGTCACAAACATTGTAAATTACCATTAGAAATACAGAACTGTCTGACACCGTATGATCGTTAAACATAGCATTCTGTGATTTTCTCTGAGATCATTCTCATTAATTCTGTATCTAAATAAACATCATAGGGAGCACTTAATCTTAATCTCGGTAATATATCATCTTGGTTAACCCAGAGCTAAAGTCTCATGTAATTGGTCAGATGGTTgattaagttctgggtccatgttaagagaaggaaagaagagctccaccctctctctgcAAGTTATGACAAATCTGTAGGCCAAATGTCCCCTCACCTTCGGAAATTCGAAAGATGCTAACACCTGCGAAATCATGATTTGTCCAAAGCACCGGAACTAATGCTGCCCGTTATCTCACATCTTCCATTGTATCATGACAGCTCTACGGTACCATTTCTGGTTACACAGTCCGTCGACGAGAGATTACAATATGTATGATACTAATTATCACTAATATTAGTTTAAGCTGGAGCTAGAGTTGTGTTGCCAGTGTTGACTGTGTGGTGGCAGGCGTCTCTCTAATTGGTTGAGCAGTGTATTCTGACGCCCCCCTGAGAGTCATTGGCGTGGacacagaacagaacactgaGCAGGTGAGTCACGGCTCTGGAGGTGGCTTTCTTCCATCATCCCCATGCTGCCCACCTACAACACTTCACCTTACACTCAAAGACGGAGAAAGACTGTTTACCTACACGCACACcccagacacgcacacacacatacacactcactactcactcactctctctcactcagacaCTCCTCACAATCTTCTTTACTGTCATTTTTCAATCTTTGGTTTGAGCTCAGCTTGAGTGTAGGAGCCATGAATTGGGGTAGAAAGCTAGCAATGCtccaacacaaggccaaatcctCCTATGACTACAACAGAGTAGCTCCTCTATCAataggtgtctctctctctacaccaaaGTATCATGGCACAGCGCAGGTAGAATACATGACTTTCCCCTTAAGCTACTGATAGTCCATCCATCTGTGTCACTACATTTTGAGATGGCAGGCACCCCAGTGATGACAGACACTTGTCACACTGGCACGGCTCGGAGAGAGGCCAAAACAAAAATGGAACCGCACCGCAGTATCAATTTTGTGTCACGTGTGTTCCTATGCCCTGTCTGAAACATTGCTGCCTGGGGAAAATCACAACACATTATCATTGGCAGGGATCCAACTGAGACAAGAGGGAGATTATAAAAGCCTTTCAATTTCATTATGGTCTCTGTAAAGTGTTTCATTGAGTTGAGAGAGTGAGCAGAGGTAATGAATTGCTCCATGCAGGGGCTGACTAATGGTTTTGTGCAGGACTCTGGGGGGATAcatgcagtacagtactgtaggCTAAACTATAGTAGAGTAAGGGAAGTTAGCGGCACAGCCCCTTCAACAGCTATAAAGGGTtatccttatctctctctctctctctcagtaagaaGTAAGAAACTGTCCCTCTTATTTGTATAAAC from Oncorhynchus clarkii lewisi isolate Uvic-CL-2024 chromosome 7, UVic_Ocla_1.0, whole genome shotgun sequence includes the following:
- the LOC139413423 gene encoding calcium/calmodulin-dependent protein kinase type 1-like isoform X2 produces the protein MPLGDDGHSWKKKTSDVKENFDFKEILGTGAFSEVVLAEEKRTQKLVAIKCIPKKALEGKENSIENEIAVLHKLKHANIVSLEDIFESKSHLYLVMQLVSGGELFDRIVEKGFYTEKDASKLIQQILDAVKYLHDMGIVHRDLKPENLLYYSMEEDSKIMISDFGLSKIEGSGSVMSTACGTPGYVAPEVLAQKPYSKAVDCWSIGVIAYILLCGYPPFYDENDAKLFEQILKAEYEFDSPYWDDISDSAKDFIVHLMEKDPRIRYTCDQALQHPWIAGDTALDKNIHESVSAQIRKNFAKSKWRQAFNATAVVRHMRRLQLGTSQEAASQTTLPSPLRAHLLLSEATETEDTTESPCEGGCSQSADGGAERDHLSNCTYRCHPTSRV
- the LOC139413423 gene encoding calcium/calmodulin-dependent protein kinase type 1-like isoform X1 — protein: MGNHIVSNHQKRKMPLGDDGHSWKKKTSDVKENFDFKEILGTGAFSEVVLAEEKRTQKLVAIKCIPKKALEGKENSIENEIAVLHKLKHANIVSLEDIFESKSHLYLVMQLVSGGELFDRIVEKGFYTEKDASKLIQQILDAVKYLHDMGIVHRDLKPENLLYYSMEEDSKIMISDFGLSKIEGSGSVMSTACGTPGYVAPEVLAQKPYSKAVDCWSIGVIAYILLCGYPPFYDENDAKLFEQILKAEYEFDSPYWDDISDSAKDFIVHLMEKDPRIRYTCDQALQHPWIAGDTALDKNIHESVSAQIRKNFAKSKWRQAFNATAVVRHMRRLQLGTSQEAASQTTLPSPLRAHLLLSEATETEDTTESPCEGGCSQSADGGAERDHLSNCTYRCHPTSRV